A genomic segment from Methanolobus zinderi encodes:
- a CDS encoding fibrillarin-like rRNA/tRNA 2'-O-methyltransferase: MMSVEEISDGIFEIDLDDRKSLATRNLMPGISVYGERLIEEEDEEYRLWDPKRSKLGAMALKKFEIPITYDSTVLYLGAASGTTVSHVSDILRDGLVYAVEFSPRTMRDLLQLCDQRPNIIPILADANKPQSYAHIVEKADVIFQDVAQPNQAEIAAINSKYFLEEHGHLMLSIKSRSIDTTASPKKIFKDEVRKLENVFGVEFEVLQRKELDPFHEDHLGLVARMFVDDEE; this comes from the coding sequence CTGATGTCTGTTGAAGAGATCAGTGACGGAATATTCGAGATCGACCTAGATGACAGGAAAAGCCTGGCAACCAGAAACCTCATGCCAGGTATCAGTGTCTACGGCGAGCGCCTGATAGAGGAAGAAGACGAAGAATACCGCCTCTGGGACCCAAAACGCAGTAAACTGGGTGCCATGGCTCTGAAGAAGTTCGAGATTCCGATAACTTACGATTCCACGGTACTCTATCTTGGAGCAGCCTCGGGCACAACCGTCAGCCATGTATCGGACATTCTCCGGGACGGCCTGGTCTATGCAGTGGAGTTCTCTCCGCGCACCATGCGCGACCTGCTGCAGCTCTGCGACCAGCGTCCGAACATCATCCCGATACTGGCCGACGCCAACAAACCCCAATCCTACGCCCACATAGTGGAAAAAGCGGATGTGATCTTCCAGGATGTGGCCCAGCCCAACCAGGCCGAGATCGCAGCAATCAATTCAAAGTATTTCTTAGAAGAACACGGCCACCTGATGCTCTCCATCAAGTCAAGGAGTATCGACACCACAGCCAGCCCCAAAAAGATATTCAAGGACGAGGTCCGCAAACTGGAAAACGTCTTTGGTGTGGAGTTTGAGGTGCTGCAGAGAAAAGAGCTCGATCCGTTCCACGAGGACCATCTGGGTCTGGTGGCGCGGATGTTTGTGGATGATGAGGAATGA
- a CDS encoding NOP5/NOP56 family protein, which translates to MRTSGGSELATEFNSWFGSFTLDAEGEITTYQLFEKDPEMLALRVLELQESGQTIPDLRQLALDCGFVDLDEDYDILLRDVCIRAAKSRISGTDTDDVRIVHAVEALDDIDKNVNELSERLLEWYGMYFPELELTGEPLARFVMAFGSRGNVPEDHQLFDKASKSMGSELSFADEELLKAFASNLCGLYDTRRQIESYIVTGMGSLAPNLTDVAGGLLGARLISIAGSLEKLAAFPSSTVQVIGANRALFKHLRSNTPSPKHGIIFNNVIIKNAPWWQRGKLARAFAAKISLAARTDFYSGEKDPSIKEQLEKKLSAIRKANPNPPKKKSKPKGKGRKKRGGRR; encoded by the coding sequence GTGCGGACATCAGGAGGGTCTGAACTGGCTACTGAGTTCAATTCATGGTTTGGCAGTTTCACCCTGGACGCGGAGGGTGAAATCACAACTTACCAGCTCTTTGAAAAAGACCCGGAAATGCTGGCTCTGCGTGTTCTAGAATTGCAGGAGAGCGGTCAGACTATTCCGGATCTGAGGCAGCTTGCCCTGGATTGTGGTTTTGTGGATCTGGATGAGGATTATGATATACTGCTGAGGGATGTCTGTATCAGGGCAGCCAAGAGCCGTATCTCCGGCACAGATACAGATGATGTGCGAATTGTACATGCAGTGGAAGCTCTGGATGATATCGATAAGAATGTCAATGAGCTCAGCGAGCGCCTGCTGGAATGGTATGGTATGTACTTCCCTGAACTGGAGCTTACCGGAGAGCCGCTTGCAAGGTTTGTGATGGCTTTCGGATCACGTGGCAATGTGCCTGAAGATCATCAGCTTTTTGATAAGGCATCAAAGTCCATGGGTTCGGAACTTTCTTTTGCGGACGAGGAGCTGCTGAAGGCATTTGCATCCAATCTCTGTGGCCTGTACGATACCCGCAGGCAGATCGAAAGCTATATTGTTACAGGCATGGGTTCGCTTGCACCGAACCTGACGGATGTTGCAGGCGGACTGCTTGGAGCAAGGCTCATAAGCATTGCAGGAAGTCTGGAAAAACTTGCAGCTTTCCCTTCCAGCACGGTACAGGTAATAGGCGCCAACAGGGCGCTGTTCAAGCACCTGCGCTCGAACACACCATCCCCTAAGCATGGTATTATTTTCAACAACGTTATCATCAAGAACGCACCCTGGTGGCAGCGAGGAAAACTGGCAAGGGCTTTTGCGGCCAAGATCAGCCTTGCGGCAAGAACGGACTTTTATTCAGGTGAAAAGGATCCGTCAATCAAAGAACAGCTTGAGAAAAAACTCAGTGCTATCAGAAAGGCAAATCCGAATCCACCAAAGAAAAAATCAAAGCCAAAGGGTAAGGGAAGGAAAAAGAGAGGAGGTAGACGCTGA
- a CDS encoding beta-ribofuranosylaminobenzene 5'-phosphate synthase, translated as MIRITSPSRLHLTLIDMNASWGRIDGGAGISLESPHITISAEKSDQIEVAGDSILKERMEAAAGKVLPEGEGIRILIEEDMYSHVGLGSGTQASLSAAAAVNELYGLGMGVRELAIAVGRGGTSGIGVASFESGGFIVDGGHKFSEKGSFSPSSASRADPAPVLFRHDLPDWDIVLALPDTQGAHDAKEADIFRKVCPIPLNEVQEVSHMILMKMMPAIIEDDIEAFGRAVNHIQTLGFKKREVQLQRQAVRDVITLMQESGAYGAGMSSFGPVVYGVVDSREDAAYIMEDVQDHLDRTIGGRVMITQANNTGADIRRV; from the coding sequence ATGATCAGAATAACGTCTCCTTCCAGGTTACACCTTACACTCATCGACATGAATGCATCATGGGGCAGGATAGATGGTGGTGCAGGTATATCCCTGGAATCTCCTCATATTACAATTTCCGCAGAAAAATCCGATCAGATAGAGGTTGCAGGCGATTCTATTCTGAAGGAAAGGATGGAGGCCGCAGCCGGGAAAGTCCTTCCTGAAGGTGAAGGAATAAGAATTCTTATCGAAGAGGATATGTATTCCCACGTGGGTCTTGGATCGGGAACCCAGGCGTCCCTGTCCGCTGCTGCTGCTGTCAATGAGTTGTATGGTCTTGGGATGGGTGTCCGGGAGCTGGCCATTGCCGTGGGACGTGGCGGCACTTCAGGAATCGGCGTAGCGTCTTTTGAATCAGGTGGCTTTATCGTTGACGGTGGACATAAATTCAGCGAAAAAGGTTCTTTTTCCCCGTCCTCGGCAAGCAGGGCCGATCCCGCACCTGTACTATTCAGGCACGATTTGCCTGACTGGGACATCGTTCTTGCACTTCCTGACACTCAGGGTGCACATGATGCAAAGGAGGCCGATATTTTCCGCAAGGTATGTCCCATACCACTGAATGAGGTTCAGGAAGTATCTCATATGATCCTCATGAAAATGATGCCCGCCATAATTGAGGATGATATCGAGGCCTTCGGACGTGCTGTAAATCATATACAGACCCTGGGCTTTAAGAAACGTGAAGTACAGCTCCAGCGTCAGGCTGTAAGGGATGTGATCACCCTGATGCAGGAGTCCGGTGCATATGGTGCGGGTATGAGCTCTTTTGGTCCCGTTGTCTATGGAGTTGTGGACAGCAGGGAAGATGCAGCTTACATCATGGAAGATGTGCAGGACCATCTGGACAGGACCATCGGTGGCAGGGTGATGATAACCCAGGCAAACAATACTGGTGCGGACATCAGGAGGGTCTGA
- a CDS encoding DUF2953 domain-containing protein: MVLEILIALLILLLLLILFVSFHVMLVLDKRGGEFQHKIRIKWLFLSYSVDPVKLAGKDKSGKKKKTSKATEPPADKPKKEKSEPQPVEAERQKKDESTVSADQKKEDKESERWSVSNIIKMLRLLIVPVIRLAEGILGAIDIHKLNLDLKFGFDDPADTGMVVGYLYALRGYLEYQYERVRLYAEPNFIEMMLDFHIIGDIKFRIASLIPAVMKFVFNRNVLRLSWALIRKKDIPDPA; the protein is encoded by the coding sequence ATGGTTCTGGAAATTCTCATAGCTCTGCTGATACTATTGCTGCTGTTGATATTATTCGTATCTTTTCATGTGATGCTGGTACTTGACAAAAGAGGGGGAGAATTCCAGCATAAGATACGTATAAAATGGCTTTTTTTAAGCTATTCTGTGGATCCTGTGAAGCTTGCGGGAAAGGACAAATCCGGGAAAAAAAAGAAAACCAGCAAAGCAACTGAACCTCCGGCTGATAAGCCCAAAAAAGAGAAGAGTGAACCGCAGCCTGTTGAAGCAGAGAGGCAAAAAAAGGACGAATCTACTGTAAGTGCTGATCAAAAGAAGGAAGACAAAGAATCTGAAAGATGGTCGGTAAGCAATATAATCAAGATGCTCAGACTGCTTATAGTGCCCGTGATCAGGCTGGCAGAAGGGATACTCGGAGCAATTGATATCCACAAACTGAACCTTGATCTGAAGTTTGGTTTTGATGATCCGGCGGATACGGGTATGGTGGTTGGTTACCTGTATGCTTTAAGAGGATATCTGGAATATCAGTATGAAAGGGTCAGGCTTTACGCGGAGCCCAATTTTATAGAAATGATGCTTGATTTCCACATTATAGGTGATATCAAGTTCAGGATAGCCAGTTTAATCCCTGCTGTCATGAAATTTGTCTTCAACAGAAATGTACTGAGGCTTTCCTGGGCACTCATAAGAAAGAAGGATATTCCCGATCCTGCATGA
- a CDS encoding GerW family sporulation protein encodes MAVEEIIKDISGELERLVNTKTVVGDPVVCGDTTIIPVTKVSFGFGSGGGEGKKKDAEEGFGGGGGAGAKIEPIAFIIMSPDGVELLPITGKGGLDKIMDSVPGMIEKMKSMKSKKDKGEEAEIYREPQSPAEAQAQSESSAKL; translated from the coding sequence ATGGCAGTTGAAGAGATCATAAAAGATATTTCCGGTGAACTTGAAAGACTTGTGAACACAAAGACCGTAGTTGGAGATCCGGTAGTTTGCGGAGATACCACCATAATACCTGTGACGAAAGTTTCCTTTGGATTTGGAAGCGGAGGGGGCGAAGGCAAGAAAAAAGATGCTGAAGAAGGATTTGGTGGTGGCGGTGGTGCAGGTGCCAAGATCGAACCTATCGCATTCATAATAATGTCTCCCGATGGCGTGGAGCTTTTACCGATAACCGGCAAGGGTGGACTTGACAAGATCATGGACTCGGTTCCCGGAATGATAGAGAAGATGAAGTCCATGAAGTCAAAGAAAGATAAAGGCGAGGAAGCTGAAATCTACAGGGAACCCCAAAGCCCTGCTGAAGCTCAGGCCCAGTCCGAATCAAGTGCAAAGCTGTAA
- a CDS encoding ATP-dependent DNA helicase, with protein sequence MSAKSGYMKYFPKDACYPNQQDAMDKIHAALMNKEIILFEGACGTGKTLSALAPALQVGKQLQKTVIIATNVHQQMVQFINEAREIKQDNDVKVAVVKGKTTMCPNGVDYDECALKRENTFEALELEREIALKKQEMKSATENYKRSRDPALVALRDALSKELEVAEEKIREVRNRSCNHLYEVLRSDSESFRQWLFADVRTPEEVNDYAFQKGMCGYELLKRELKHADFVICNYHHVLNSDIFMTVLNWLEKEPQDVITIFDEAHNIEAAARSHSSLTITEHTIEKAISEIEANMDQMPDGGSHNLFKILLNIIKDTYNARFKFGERERIGRNWYDMRISDPYERNDMVSGKFLRLAKESGFGGEEEIQKTLSEASAFGAMLDENFREQYKKGLSKVLKRSHIRYVADFISSYLVLANNPNYYPILNVRRDMDNEIYGRLELFTCIPKNVTEPLLDSVFSAILMSATMRPFDMIRSTLGIGREVREIAYGTSFPEEKRLTIAVSVPPLFAKSRDDPQTLQAVEEVIFDAVENSQGNVIIFFQSYYEAKRYYSKIDANFNIPVFLDEVGVSSQEVREDFFRIGEDGGKAVLISYLWGTLSEGIDYRDGRGRTVIIVGVGYPALNDRMHAVESAYDHSFGYGAGWEYAVQVPTVRKIRQAMGRVVRSPVDYGVRILLDGRYLTDAPAKFGKFSVFEAFPPEEREEFIDVEPEKVKYSLMNFFQDNAEDSY encoded by the coding sequence ATGAGTGCTAAAAGCGGTTACATGAAATACTTCCCCAAGGACGCCTGCTATCCAAATCAGCAGGATGCCATGGATAAGATACATGCTGCACTGATGAATAAGGAAATAATTCTTTTTGAGGGTGCCTGTGGTACGGGTAAGACCCTCAGTGCCCTTGCTCCTGCCCTTCAGGTGGGCAAGCAGCTCCAGAAAACTGTGATCATCGCCACCAATGTGCACCAGCAGATGGTACAGTTCATCAACGAAGCCCGTGAAATAAAACAGGATAATGATGTGAAGGTAGCGGTGGTCAAGGGCAAGACCACCATGTGTCCCAACGGTGTGGACTATGATGAGTGTGCCCTTAAGAGGGAGAACACCTTCGAAGCGCTTGAACTGGAGCGGGAGATCGCCCTGAAGAAACAGGAGATGAAATCCGCAACAGAGAACTACAAGCGTTCCCGGGATCCTGCACTGGTGGCCCTGCGCGATGCCCTTTCAAAGGAACTGGAGGTCGCGGAAGAGAAGATAAGGGAAGTCAGGAACCGCTCCTGTAATCATTTATATGAAGTACTGCGCAGCGACAGCGAATCATTCAGGCAGTGGCTCTTTGCGGACGTACGCACTCCTGAAGAAGTCAATGACTATGCCTTCCAGAAAGGAATGTGTGGGTATGAGCTGCTAAAGCGTGAACTCAAACACGCTGATTTTGTGATCTGTAATTATCATCATGTCCTTAACAGTGATATTTTCATGACCGTCCTGAACTGGCTGGAAAAGGAGCCACAGGATGTAATAACTATCTTTGACGAGGCACACAACATAGAGGCTGCTGCAAGGTCGCATTCCTCGCTGACCATCACCGAGCACACCATCGAGAAAGCTATCTCCGAGATCGAGGCGAACATGGACCAGATGCCCGATGGTGGCTCTCATAATCTTTTCAAGATACTTCTCAATATCATCAAAGACACCTACAACGCCCGCTTCAAGTTCGGCGAGCGTGAGAGGATCGGTCGGAACTGGTACGACATGCGTATAAGTGATCCTTATGAGCGCAATGATATGGTAAGCGGGAAATTCCTCAGGCTTGCAAAAGAATCCGGATTCGGTGGTGAAGAGGAGATCCAGAAGACATTGTCCGAGGCAAGTGCCTTTGGAGCCATGCTTGATGAGAATTTCCGCGAGCAGTACAAGAAGGGTCTGAGCAAGGTACTGAAGCGCTCACACATCCGATATGTGGCGGACTTTATATCCTCATATCTGGTGCTTGCGAACAATCCCAATTATTATCCCATACTGAATGTAAGGCGGGATATGGATAACGAGATATACGGCCGTCTGGAGCTGTTCACCTGTATTCCGAAAAATGTCACAGAGCCCCTGCTGGACTCGGTATTCTCCGCCATACTCATGTCAGCCACCATGAGGCCCTTTGATATGATACGATCCACTCTTGGAATCGGAAGGGAGGTTCGTGAGATTGCCTACGGGACTTCTTTCCCGGAAGAGAAGCGTCTGACAATTGCAGTATCTGTCCCTCCTCTTTTTGCCAAGAGCAGGGATGATCCGCAGACCCTTCAAGCTGTGGAAGAGGTAATTTTCGATGCCGTGGAGAACAGCCAGGGTAATGTCATCATCTTTTTCCAGAGCTATTACGAGGCAAAGCGCTACTACAGTAAAATAGATGCCAATTTCAATATTCCTGTCTTCCTTGATGAGGTAGGCGTATCTTCACAGGAGGTCAGGGAGGATTTCTTCCGTATAGGTGAAGATGGTGGCAAGGCGGTGCTCATATCCTATCTCTGGGGTACCTTGAGCGAGGGCATAGACTACCGTGACGGAAGGGGAAGGACCGTGATTATCGTGGGTGTGGGCTATCCGGCTCTCAATGACCGGATGCATGCTGTTGAATCTGCCTATGACCACAGCTTCGGGTATGGTGCCGGATGGGAGTATGCGGTGCAGGTGCCTACAGTTCGTAAGATAAGACAGGCAATGGGAAGAGTGGTACGTTCACCAGTGGACTATGGTGTAAGGATATTACTGGACGGGCGTTATCTCACAGACGCACCTGCAAAATTCGGCAAGTTTTCGGTATTCGAGGCTTTCCCACCCGAGGAGCGAGAAGAGTTTATCGATGTGGAGCCTGAAAAGGTGAAGTATTCTCTGATGAACTTCTTCCAGGATAATGCAGAAGATTCCTATTAA
- a CDS encoding type IV pilin N-terminal domain-containing protein: MQKRFSPIFVFADSGISPVIGVILMLLLTILLAGITVTSVYGDGFSDSLSKAPMAVIEVESVEGGVPMPNHYGYDQNYVILIHKGGDSLQTASTKITIGGEGNAYIGIVGNGNQPMDGEVLITYDDLTTDRKNPPYASHNPDILDGIWSAGEKLVLNGRDSVIGNGPTSVHVVLNGMTNTSDNYGLRENSIITIKIFDSKSDKIIAEFEHEVTPAQ; the protein is encoded by the coding sequence ATGCAAAAAAGATTCTCTCCTATTTTCGTATTTGCTGATAGTGGCATATCGCCTGTAATCGGTGTCATACTCATGCTGCTCCTCACTATCCTGCTTGCAGGAATAACTGTTACTTCTGTATATGGTGATGGCTTTTCAGATTCCCTGAGCAAGGCTCCGATGGCAGTTATCGAGGTGGAGAGTGTGGAGGGCGGCGTACCGATGCCGAATCATTACGGTTATGATCAAAACTACGTGATACTTATTCACAAAGGCGGTGATTCCTTACAAACAGCTTCTACAAAAATAACAATTGGCGGTGAAGGCAATGCTTACATTGGAATTGTTGGTAATGGAAATCAACCTATGGATGGTGAAGTTTTAATTACTTATGATGATCTCACAACCGATAGAAAAAATCCTCCATACGCTTCACATAACCCGGATATTCTTGATGGTATCTGGTCTGCAGGAGAAAAACTTGTTCTGAATGGTAGGGATAGTGTGATCGGAAATGGTCCCACATCAGTACATGTTGTCCTCAACGGAATGACAAACACTTCTGACAATTACGGACTCAGGGAAAACAGCATAATCACGATTAAAATCTTTGACAGTAAGAGTGATAAGATCATTGCAGAGTTTGAGCATGAGGTCACCCCTGCACAGTAA
- a CDS encoding 4Fe-4S binding protein, with the protein MVAIITVSECVGCGTCVDECPAEAIAMNGDNIAVVDAGECLDCGACVDVCPTDAIAME; encoded by the coding sequence ATGGTAGCAATTATTACTGTCAGCGAATGTGTCGGTTGCGGAACATGCGTAGATGAATGCCCGGCAGAGGCAATCGCTATGAACGGCGACAACATTGCAGTAGTAGACGCAGGTGAGTGTCTGGACTGCGGTGCATGTGTCGATGTGTGCCCGACAGACGCAATAGCCATGGAATAA
- the asd gene encoding aspartate-semialdehyde dehydrogenase has product MSESIKAGVLGATGAVGQRFIQALENHPWFEVTSLAASERSAGKTYGKAANWRLESNIPDNVRDMEVVPVDPKKVDADVVFSALPSDYAKTVEAEFAKEGFAVASNASAFRTAEDVPLVVPEVNADHLGLIDVQQDNRGWDGYIVTNPNCSTIIMVPTLKPLMQFGLEAVQVATMQAVSGAGYNGVSSMAILDNIVPYIGGEEEKMETEPLKLLGEFDGSEITFADIDISASCNRVPVMDGHTESIWAKMADKPSPEQVKEAFLNFKPDLGDLPTEPEEVIIVREEADRPQPRLDRNMGNGMSVSVGRIREGIRYTAMGHNTIRGAAGASVLNAELLHKMGKL; this is encoded by the coding sequence ATGTCAGAATCAATCAAAGCAGGTGTCTTGGGTGCTACCGGTGCGGTAGGACAGAGATTCATACAGGCACTGGAGAATCACCCCTGGTTCGAAGTCACATCCCTTGCAGCATCTGAAAGAAGTGCAGGGAAAACATACGGAAAAGCAGCTAACTGGAGACTCGAGAGCAACATCCCCGACAATGTAAGGGATATGGAAGTTGTCCCGGTTGATCCCAAAAAGGTGGATGCGGATGTTGTATTCTCAGCACTTCCATCAGACTATGCTAAAACCGTAGAGGCTGAGTTTGCCAAAGAAGGATTTGCAGTTGCAAGTAATGCATCCGCATTCAGAACGGCAGAAGATGTACCGCTCGTGGTCCCCGAGGTCAATGCAGATCATCTGGGACTCATAGATGTACAGCAGGACAATCGTGGATGGGACGGTTACATAGTAACAAACCCCAACTGTTCTACCATTATCATGGTCCCGACACTCAAACCACTCATGCAGTTCGGCCTTGAAGCAGTCCAGGTGGCCACTATGCAGGCAGTCTCCGGTGCAGGTTACAATGGTGTCTCTTCAATGGCAATACTTGATAATATCGTCCCTTACATCGGCGGTGAAGAGGAGAAGATGGAAACAGAACCACTGAAACTTCTCGGTGAGTTCGATGGTTCAGAGATCACCTTTGCAGACATAGACATCAGTGCATCCTGTAACAGGGTTCCGGTAATGGATGGTCATACCGAATCGATCTGGGCAAAAATGGCAGATAAGCCAAGCCCTGAACAGGTTAAAGAGGCATTCCTCAACTTCAAGCCGGACCTTGGAGACCTCCCGACTGAGCCCGAAGAGGTAATCATAGTCAGGGAAGAGGCAGACAGACCACAGCCCCGCCTTGACAGGAACATGGGCAATGGTATGAGTGTATCTGTCGGAAGGATCAGAGAAGGTATCCGTTATACCGCAATGGGACACAACACCATCCGCGGTGCAGCAGGCGCAAGTGTTCTTAACGCCGAGCTTCTCCACAAGATGGGCAAACTCTGA
- the pyrH gene encoding UMP kinase, translated as MLIILSVGGSILAKELKPESFLAYADALREISKEHDIIVVTGGGVAARDYINVARSTGSNEVECDYIGIDITRLNAKLLISALGDDAYPRPPLDYVEARDAFTSGKIIVMGGVIPGQTTDAVAAILAEYMSADMLVIATAVDGVYTADPREHPDAKKYDTMTCKELVNTVIATEMKAGSKSPVDPLAAKIIERCNLETIVMDGTNASNVRQVIMQESLKTEPLSKVHLGTRIKG; from the coding sequence ATGTTAATTATTTTATCAGTAGGCGGATCAATTCTGGCAAAGGAACTGAAGCCTGAAAGTTTTCTGGCATATGCCGATGCACTCAGGGAAATCTCAAAAGAGCACGATATAATAGTTGTAACAGGCGGCGGTGTTGCTGCAAGGGATTACATAAATGTCGCACGCAGCACAGGTTCGAATGAGGTCGAATGCGACTACATTGGTATAGACATCACCAGACTGAATGCAAAACTGCTGATATCGGCACTCGGTGATGATGCATATCCAAGACCACCTCTTGACTATGTAGAGGCAAGAGATGCTTTTACATCCGGTAAAATTATCGTTATGGGAGGAGTTATCCCGGGCCAGACAACGGATGCGGTTGCAGCCATACTCGCAGAGTACATGAGTGCTGACATGCTTGTAATCGCAACTGCAGTGGATGGTGTTTATACCGCAGACCCGAGAGAGCACCCCGATGCAAAGAAATACGATACCATGACATGCAAAGAGCTTGTCAACACTGTAATAGCCACCGAGATGAAAGCAGGTTCCAAATCACCTGTGGACCCACTGGCTGCAAAGATCATCGAGCGCTGCAATCTTGAAACAATAGTAATGGATGGCACCAATGCCAGCAACGTCCGGCAGGTCATCATGCAGGAAAGTCTGAAAACAGAACCTCTGAGCAAGGTTCACCTGGGAACCCGCATCAAAGGTTGA
- a CDS encoding isocitrate/isopropylmalate dehydrogenase family protein, with product MTQYKVPVIPGDGIGPEIIAEGRKVIDAAGERFGFDVEWEEFPHGADHYLETGELISEDSLKELSQYSAIYLGSIGDDRIAPGVLEKGILLAARFYFDQYVNLRPIKLLDGVWCPLKDKTPEDIDFVVVRENTEDFYIGIGGRAKSGTSKDLLEVHRSLYNAKFGLDIETDSEEIGYQIGMISKEGTQRVMEYSFDLAENRNKHVSSVDKANVLSDIYGFWREEFNAVAEKHPDVKTDFNFVDAITMWFVKNPEWFDVVVTPNMFGDIITDLGAMVQGGLGLAPGGNINPEGTSMFEPIHGSAPKYKGQNKVNPIATIWAGAMMIEQLGEKEAADAIVSAIETNIREAKVQTYDMGGSAGTSDVGDDIARIVLGK from the coding sequence ATGACCCAGTATAAAGTACCCGTAATACCCGGAGACGGTATCGGACCAGAGATCATTGCAGAAGGTCGCAAGGTCATCGATGCTGCAGGTGAGAGATTCGGTTTTGACGTAGAGTGGGAGGAGTTTCCACACGGTGCTGACCATTATCTTGAGACAGGTGAGCTTATTTCAGAAGATTCACTGAAGGAACTTTCACAGTATTCCGCTATTTACCTTGGTTCGATCGGAGATGACAGGATCGCACCGGGGGTACTGGAGAAAGGTATCCTGCTTGCTGCAAGGTTCTATTTCGACCAGTACGTAAACCTGCGTCCGATCAAGCTTCTGGATGGCGTATGGTGTCCACTCAAGGATAAGACTCCCGAGGACATCGATTTTGTTGTCGTCAGGGAGAACACAGAGGACTTCTATATCGGTATAGGCGGACGTGCAAAGTCAGGTACAAGTAAGGACCTTCTTGAGGTTCACAGGTCACTTTACAATGCAAAGTTCGGTCTTGACATCGAGACTGACAGTGAGGAGATCGGATACCAGATAGGTATGATCTCAAAGGAAGGCACACAGAGAGTAATGGAATACTCTTTCGATCTTGCTGAAAATAGGAATAAACATGTTTCATCAGTTGACAAGGCAAATGTCCTCTCAGACATATACGGATTCTGGAGAGAGGAGTTCAATGCAGTTGCAGAAAAGCATCCTGATGTAAAGACAGACTTCAACTTTGTCGATGCTATCACAATGTGGTTCGTGAAGAATCCTGAGTGGTTCGATGTTGTCGTGACCCCTAACATGTTCGGAGATATCATTACCGATCTTGGTGCAATGGTGCAGGGCGGACTCGGACTGGCTCCGGGAGGAAACATCAACCCTGAGGGAACCAGTATGTTCGAGCCTATCCACGGTTCAGCTCCGAAGTACAAGGGTCAGAACAAGGTCAACCCCATAGCAACCATCTGGGCAGGTGCCATGATGATCGAGCAGCTTGGTGAAAAGGAAGCTGCAGATGCTATCGTGTCCGCGATCGAGACCAATATCCGTGAAGCAAAGGTCCAGACCTACGATATGGGTGGCTCCGCAGGTACATCCGATGTGGGTGACGATATTGCCAGGATAGTCCTGGGCAAATAA
- a CDS encoding 3-isopropylmalate dehydratase small subunit translates to MKGRVWKFGDDVDTDAVIPGRYLILNTPEELAEHAFEGVRPEFAKQVEEGDIIVAGNNFGCGSSREHAPIALKGTKISCVIAKSFARIFFRNSINIGVALLECPDTDKISDGDELEVDFATGVITNLTKDEKYQATPLPEFVRGIMDAGGLIEYTRRII, encoded by the coding sequence ATGAAAGGAAGAGTCTGGAAATTCGGAGATGACGTAGATACGGATGCTGTTATCCCTGGCAGGTACCTTATTCTCAACACGCCTGAAGAACTTGCTGAACACGCTTTTGAAGGTGTCAGACCGGAGTTCGCCAAGCAGGTAGAAGAAGGCGACATAATTGTCGCAGGTAATAATTTCGGTTGCGGTTCCTCAAGGGAGCATGCTCCGATCGCACTTAAAGGCACAAAGATAAGCTGTGTGATTGCAAAATCCTTTGCACGTATCTTCTTCAGGAACTCCATCAACATTGGCGTGGCACTTCTCGAATGCCCCGATACCGATAAGATATCCGATGGCGATGAGCTTGAGGTTGATTTTGCAACAGGTGTTATCACGAACCTGACAAAAGATGAGAAATACCAGGCAACACCTCTGCCTGAGTTCGTCAGGGGTATCATGGATGCCGGCGGTCTCATAGAGTATACCCGCAGAATTATCTGA